One segment of Anatilimnocola aggregata DNA contains the following:
- a CDS encoding sterol desaturase family protein, translating to MNILLEFTAFFAFLLVLGYLAPAGMYYWLYHLNAEKRELEPLQARRPSQAQIVREIKLSLVTILIFAVMSTGLYQLYKADLTSIYWRFRDYPVGYGFLSVFLCLVIHDTYFYWSHRFMHWQPVFKYMHLGHHRSVSPTPWAIFAFQPAEAVVQFIGISLLVLFLPLHPLALLAFLWIDTQINTAGHTGYELVPRFISQSRWFKGLNTVTHHDSHHTHMDKNYGAFFNVWDRWMGTLLEDEQVHAEPENIEGAVHAQHESPVMEEKSSSPERTGRGPVRPPHIGIRGKRFSRSKQR from the coding sequence ATGAATATCCTGCTTGAGTTCACTGCCTTCTTTGCGTTCCTGCTGGTGCTGGGGTATCTCGCACCTGCGGGCATGTATTATTGGCTGTATCACCTGAATGCCGAGAAGCGCGAGCTCGAGCCGCTGCAGGCACGCCGGCCTTCGCAGGCGCAGATTGTGCGAGAGATCAAACTCTCTCTGGTCACGATTTTGATCTTCGCTGTAATGTCGACCGGACTCTATCAACTTTACAAGGCTGACTTAACTAGCATCTATTGGCGGTTTCGCGATTACCCGGTGGGCTACGGTTTTCTCAGCGTCTTCTTGTGCCTGGTCATTCACGACACTTATTTCTACTGGAGCCATCGGTTCATGCATTGGCAGCCGGTGTTCAAGTACATGCACCTCGGGCATCATCGCTCGGTCAGTCCGACACCCTGGGCGATCTTTGCCTTCCAACCCGCAGAAGCGGTCGTGCAATTCATCGGCATTTCGCTTTTGGTTCTGTTCCTGCCGCTGCATCCGCTCGCATTGCTCGCGTTTTTGTGGATCGATACGCAGATCAACACCGCTGGTCACACCGGCTATGAGTTGGTGCCGCGGTTTATCTCACAGAGCAGGTGGTTCAAGGGTTTGAATACCGTGACCCATCACGACTCGCATCACACGCACATGGACAAAAACTACGGCGCGTTCTTCAATGTTTGGGATCGCTGGATGGGAACCTTGTTGGAAGATGAACAAGTGCATGCCGAGCCCGAGAACATTGAGGGCGCGGTGCACGCCCAGCATGAATCCCCCGTCATGGAGGAAAAGAGCAGTTCTCCAGAACGAACAGGACGCGGCCCCGTCCGGCCACCGCACATCGGCATCCGCGGCAAGCGATTTTCACGCTCGAAGCAAAGGTGA
- a CDS encoding ferredoxin reductase domain-containing protein produces METTEPSEPSKRRRIRELEVMVADTIADTHDTTTLVLFTGNDRLEYLPGHFCTIDPHNFPQLQRFTAFLEDQKGKKEPPRAYSLASAPHEKYLAITVKEEKYVSGTTKYPPLLSPLLVHRLPRGTRLMITGFTGPYVLPPDINTRTDHLVHVCAGSGIVPNYSIIKHCLVELPKMKHTLVYSNKTHDDIIFRRELDTLARANPDKLQIVYTLTRDAAASSQGTNFRSGRLNQALLKEFIPDPSAVEVFCCGPGITKFDREAAKAKGEEVAPRFLESSLSALQAIGITSKQIHRESYG; encoded by the coding sequence ATGGAAACCACGGAACCATCTGAACCAAGTAAGCGCCGCCGCATCCGCGAACTGGAAGTAATGGTCGCCGATACCATTGCCGATACGCACGACACGACGACGCTCGTCCTGTTCACGGGAAATGATCGGCTCGAGTATTTGCCGGGGCACTTCTGCACCATCGACCCGCACAATTTTCCGCAGTTGCAAAGGTTTACGGCCTTTCTGGAAGATCAGAAGGGAAAGAAGGAGCCGCCGCGAGCCTACTCGTTGGCGTCCGCGCCACACGAAAAGTACCTGGCAATTACGGTCAAGGAAGAGAAATACGTCAGCGGGACGACCAAATATCCCCCCCTGCTGTCGCCACTCTTGGTGCATCGCCTTCCGCGCGGTACACGACTGATGATCACCGGTTTCACCGGTCCGTATGTACTGCCGCCGGATATCAACACGCGCACCGATCACCTGGTGCACGTGTGTGCCGGTTCGGGCATTGTGCCGAATTACAGCATCATCAAGCACTGCCTGGTCGAGTTGCCCAAGATGAAGCACACGCTCGTCTATAGCAACAAGACACACGACGACATTATTTTCCGCCGCGAACTCGATACTCTCGCCCGCGCGAACCCAGACAAGTTGCAAATCGTCTATACGCTCACGCGCGATGCAGCCGCCAGTTCTCAGGGGACAAACTTCCGCAGCGGGCGACTGAACCAGGCATTATTGAAGGAGTTCATTCCCGATCCCTCTGCGGTTGAAGTCTTCTGCTGCGGCCCCGGTATCACCAAGTTCGATCGTGAAGCTGCGAAGGCCAAGGGGGAAGAAGTCGCTCCGCGGTTTCTGGAGTCTTCGCTATCCGCCTTGCAAGCCATCGGTATCACGAGCAAACAGATTCACCGAGAAAGCTACGGTTAA